One part of the Nostoc sp. PCC 7120 = FACHB-418 genome encodes these proteins:
- a CDS encoding type II toxin-antitoxin system RelE family toxin, whose product MQSDNTVSIRFSDEFEAELYRLSKRFRKIRSDVQPIIEQLQQGDFVGDRISGFGEEYFVYKVRVRNSNIQKGKSAGYRLIYQVDSPTNIVLLTIYSKSDREDIGANEIRDILADFYGDSG is encoded by the coding sequence ATGCAGAGTGACAACACAGTATCAATTCGTTTCTCCGATGAGTTTGAGGCAGAACTTTACAGACTCTCAAAAAGATTCCGCAAGATTCGCTCTGATGTCCAACCGATTATCGAGCAGTTACAACAAGGGGATTTTGTAGGCGATAGAATTAGCGGATTTGGGGAAGAATATTTTGTTTACAAGGTGAGAGTTCGCAACAGTAATATCCAAAAAGGTAAAAGTGCTGGATACCGACTGATTTATCAAGTTGATTCACCCACGAATATTGTGTTGCTAACAATCTATTCTAAATCTGATCGAGAAGATATTGGTGCTAATGAAATTCGAGATATTCTGGCTGATTTTTATGGTGATTCAGGCTAA
- a CDS encoding type II toxin-antitoxin system RelN family antitoxin has product MKAIEVTGKIDAQGNLILDQPIQGTTYPDQVRVIVLIPEQEETEEFDPDDTPVEEIKASLRRALQQAKMGQTRPISELWDRIDAE; this is encoded by the coding sequence ATGAAAGCGATCGAAGTAACTGGCAAAATAGATGCTCAAGGAAATTTAATTTTAGATCAGCCGATTCAGGGAACAACTTACCCTGATCAAGTACGGGTGATTGTGTTAATTCCAGAACAGGAAGAAACAGAAGAGTTTGACCCAGACGATACACCAGTTGAGGAAATTAAAGCCAGCTTGAGGAGAGCCTTACAGCAAGCAAAGATGGGTCAAACAAGACCAATTAGTGAGCTATGGGACAGAATTGATGCAGAGTGA
- the yhdJ gene encoding adenine-specific DNA-methyltransferase — translation MFETYEDEAHILFHGDALNILSSNIPSESVDLIFIDPPYNIGKHFSNFHDKWESEEEYANWAYKWLDECIRVLKSHGTIYVMTSTQAMPYFDIYLRQKLTILSRIVWHYDSSGVQATKYFGSMYEPILHCVKNKSNYIFNSEEIKIEAKTGAQRKLIDYRKAVPAPYNTEKVPGNVWYFSRVRYRMPEYENHPSQKPESLIERIILSSSNEDSLVLDPFAGTFTVASVAKRLGRKSISIESQEEYLKIGLRRVLGWEEYKGEQLSPPIKTHISRNKSHQSLDSLQQSLFNADTTA, via the coding sequence ATGTTTGAAACATATGAAGACGAAGCACACATCTTATTTCATGGAGATGCCTTAAATATTTTGTCAAGTAACATTCCAAGTGAATCTGTAGATCTTATTTTTATAGACCCCCCGTACAACATAGGAAAACATTTCTCTAACTTTCATGATAAATGGGAATCTGAGGAAGAATATGCAAACTGGGCTTATAAATGGCTAGATGAGTGCATTCGGGTGCTAAAATCTCACGGAACTATTTATGTTATGACCAGTACACAAGCCATGCCATATTTTGATATTTATTTGCGGCAGAAATTAACAATTCTGAGTCGAATAGTATGGCATTATGATAGTTCTGGAGTTCAAGCAACTAAGTATTTCGGTTCTATGTATGAACCGATACTTCATTGTGTTAAGAACAAAAGTAATTATATTTTTAATTCAGAAGAAATCAAAATTGAAGCGAAAACTGGCGCACAACGAAAATTAATTGATTATAGAAAGGCAGTTCCAGCACCATACAATACAGAGAAAGTGCCTGGCAATGTTTGGTATTTTTCTCGTGTGAGATATCGGATGCCAGAATATGAAAATCATCCTTCACAGAAACCAGAATCATTAATAGAAAGAATTATTTTGTCCAGTAGCAATGAAGATAGTTTGGTATTAGATCCCTTTGCGGGGACGTTTACAGTTGCTTCTGTAGCAAAGCGTTTAGGGAGAAAATCAATTAGTATAGAGTCTCAAGAAGAATATTTGAAAATAGGTTTAAGACGTGTATTAGGTTGGGAAGAATATAAGGGAGAACAACTTTCACCACCAATTAAAACACATATTAGCAGAAATAAAAGTCATCAGAGTTTAGATTCATTACAGCAGAGCCTTTTTAATGCCGATACCACAGCATGA
- a CDS encoding VIT domain-containing protein: protein MTQTIERQAGGLYIQTPEQQQIAFPLKHTEVQAKIAGNISRVEVTQSFENPFTTTLEAVYIFPLPDEAAVDDMLIRIGDKTIKGSVKKRQEAQQIYEQAKQQGRTAGLLEQERDNIFTQSLANIQPGEQIDVIIRYSESLKFTAGNYEFVFPMVVAPRYIPGIPIEGNASGVGSATAPMTQNQDTDIVPDGSRLNAPILPSGMRSPHDINVTIEIDAGVKVQNIQSPSHQVQISYAEKQVLVKLAGGDTIPNKDLILRYQVAGESTQATVLSQADERGGHFALYLIPAIQYRQDQVVPKDVVFLIDTSGSQMGAPLMQCQELMRRFINGLNPDDTFSIVDFSDTTRQLSPVPLANNAQNRTRAINYINQLSANGGTEMLRGIRAVLNFPVTDPGRLRSIVLLTDGYIGNENQILAEVQQHLKSGNRLYSFGAGSSVNRFLLNRIAELGRGIAQIIRHDEPTDEIVDKFYRQINNPVLANINLQWEGDGDSPIIYPCNPPDLFAEQPLVLFGKKPDARGGKLHITGIVAGGTHYQHTFDLNFEETGNPAIAQLWGRYRIKELMNLMVSGETKLGVEAVTDTALTYQMLSQYTAFVAVSDDVRVDSLQETVSVQVPVEMAEGISYLGIFGSAVSAAAPIMANMVSPAPVVQRKRSLLSPGAPEAESFLFEPPPVIAPGEELESLSLYDFSGGILEEAPPPKMSRYEEQYRAFDESIEDEEPFLAEISPVELLEVVSVTGLDQQMIALLTQYLESLPLHTAYSGDLVFELQISKGRVRQVLLDEQASTFKEQEVIDIIRRSLISWQPPQILTATVLLTIRVQA from the coding sequence ATGACTCAAACTATAGAACGCCAGGCTGGTGGCTTATATATTCAAACTCCTGAACAACAGCAAATTGCTTTCCCCCTGAAGCATACTGAAGTACAAGCCAAAATTGCGGGGAATATCTCACGGGTGGAAGTTACCCAAAGCTTTGAAAATCCCTTCACAACTACGTTAGAAGCTGTCTATATTTTCCCGTTACCGGATGAGGCGGCTGTTGATGATATGCTGATTCGGATTGGGGACAAGACTATTAAAGGTAGTGTTAAAAAACGCCAAGAAGCACAGCAAATCTACGAGCAAGCCAAGCAGCAAGGGCGCACCGCCGGACTGTTAGAACAAGAACGAGACAATATTTTTACTCAATCCCTCGCCAACATTCAACCGGGTGAGCAAATTGATGTGATTATTCGCTACTCTGAAAGTTTGAAATTTACTGCGGGTAATTATGAGTTTGTTTTCCCGATGGTGGTTGCTCCGCGTTACATTCCAGGGATACCAATTGAGGGAAATGCAAGCGGTGTAGGTTCGGCGACTGCACCGATGACGCAAAACCAAGATACAGATATAGTTCCTGATGGTTCACGGTTGAATGCACCTATCTTACCATCGGGTATGCGATCGCCCCACGATATTAATGTCACCATAGAAATCGATGCGGGGGTTAAGGTGCAAAATATCCAGTCTCCTTCTCACCAAGTTCAGATAAGTTATGCAGAAAAGCAGGTGTTGGTGAAGTTGGCGGGTGGGGATACTATTCCGAATAAAGACTTGATTTTACGTTATCAAGTAGCCGGCGAATCTACCCAAGCTACCGTACTCAGCCAAGCTGATGAAAGGGGTGGACATTTTGCACTATATCTAATTCCTGCGATTCAATATCGTCAGGATCAAGTGGTTCCTAAAGATGTAGTGTTTCTCATCGATACTTCTGGTTCGCAGATGGGTGCGCCACTAATGCAATGTCAGGAGTTGATGCGCCGCTTTATTAATGGACTTAATCCTGATGACACTTTTAGTATTGTTGATTTTTCAGATACGACTCGGCAACTATCGCCTGTTCCCCTCGCCAATAATGCCCAAAATCGCACAAGAGCCATCAATTATATTAATCAATTGAGTGCTAATGGCGGCACGGAAATGTTACGCGGGATTCGTGCTGTGTTGAATTTTCCCGTCACAGATCCTGGACGGTTGCGGAGTATTGTATTGTTGACGGATGGTTATATCGGCAATGAAAACCAAATCCTTGCTGAAGTGCAACAACATCTCAAGTCTGGAAACCGCCTTTATAGCTTTGGCGCGGGTAGTTCGGTGAATCGGTTTTTACTCAACCGCATTGCAGAATTAGGACGGGGGATAGCGCAGATAATTCGCCACGATGAACCAACGGATGAGATAGTCGATAAATTCTACCGTCAAATTAATAATCCTGTTTTGGCTAACATTAATTTGCAATGGGAAGGCGATGGCGATTCCCCAATTATTTATCCTTGCAACCCACCAGATTTGTTTGCGGAACAGCCGTTAGTTTTATTTGGTAAAAAGCCTGATGCGCGTGGGGGAAAACTGCACATTACGGGAATTGTTGCGGGTGGTACACATTATCAGCATACTTTTGACTTGAACTTTGAGGAAACTGGAAACCCCGCCATCGCTCAACTTTGGGGACGTTACCGCATCAAGGAATTGATGAATCTTATGGTGAGTGGTGAAACTAAGTTAGGAGTGGAAGCGGTGACGGATACGGCTTTGACTTATCAGATGTTGTCGCAGTATACAGCTTTTGTGGCGGTAAGTGATGATGTGCGAGTTGATTCGCTTCAAGAGACGGTTTCAGTGCAAGTACCTGTAGAAATGGCTGAAGGTATCAGCTATCTAGGTATTTTCGGGAGTGCTGTTAGTGCTGCTGCTCCCATCATGGCAAATATGGTATCTCCTGCGCCTGTTGTCCAACGTAAACGAAGCCTACTATCTCCAGGCGCACCGGAAGCGGAGAGTTTTCTGTTTGAACCACCTCCAGTAATAGCACCAGGTGAAGAACTGGAAAGTCTATCATTATACGATTTTTCCGGCGGCATTCTTGAGGAAGCACCACCACCAAAAATGTCGCGTTATGAAGAACAGTATCGTGCTTTCGATGAAAGTATTGAGGATGAAGAACCTTTTTTAGCGGAAATTTCGCCTGTTGAGCTTCTAGAGGTTGTGAGTGTGACAGGATTGGATCAGCAGATGATTGCTCTTCTGACTCAGTATTTAGAATCTCTCCCATTACATACAGCTTACAGTGGCGATTTAGTGTTTGAGTTGCAGATAAGTAAGGGACGAGTGAGACAGGTGTTGTTAGATGAGCAAGCTTCTACTTTCAAGGAACAGGAAGTAATTGATATTATCAGGCGATCGCTCATCTCCTGGCAACCCCCTCAAATACTCACAGCTACAGTTTTGCTAACGATTCGAGTGCAAGCATAA
- a CDS encoding dynamin family protein: MEQYAGYGSLIEVLKSASGLLGLERTSRLHQDLVSICGYLENPNFRIAVFGPFNHGKSTLLNAVLGSRALPIDLIPTTGAAITVKYGSSVRSRIMLVDGTEVYRSGTDVLQQFAILDGNRQMRRDVASVEVFCPHPFLETGVEFVDLPGTNDREEQDNLVKEQLLSADLVVQLLDARKLMTLGERENLRDWLLDRGIKTVIFVANFINLLEPEEQQQVQSRLRFVAESFRAELPAGFSNLYRVDALPALRARLKGDVAAASSSGLAAFETALQNVVGILQQNRGSVRLPRVEAIASQIQLSLKHKIDPIANEFNAFDEKYNAKISIKQKAQDLISRGFAASISELNDWLSLPNLLAKYQANAAVALAENNFKSWQINNLKKDLNELQISVVKWLYQAYEFFHAERPEDLLIPLPSEPIITLPPKSDHSDTWSEPGSIAVGGGIGWLLGGPVGAAVVGSVSYLLNKNVQQQDDQLAKESYHQQVAKLCIAATEEYFSHLSHQGLSILAEYERQAEKVICFKVTQEPQEITKKRAELQLLQQGFNQLLGELAKVKISSNYQPYVETPQVTQTQQKSGQKQERIYTRPSTATPNPPRQENTAKTTEKKVEPPKQQVYSPPPKTTPSPNPAELEAKFHKWEMDEEIARMKAEMRSPGYQNGKQQPNQNTQAPKPPQSQTEKDKIAHAYKVLGLPQDAAFADIKQTYKTLVKKWHPDLFVNQPQMQKQAQEKMRLFNEAYTVLSDQK; encoded by the coding sequence ATGGAGCAGTATGCAGGTTATGGGAGTTTGATTGAGGTGTTGAAGTCTGCGTCTGGTTTGTTGGGGTTGGAACGGACTTCTCGGTTACATCAGGATTTGGTGTCTATATGTGGTTATTTAGAGAATCCTAATTTTCGGATTGCGGTTTTTGGCCCTTTTAATCATGGTAAGTCTACTTTGTTAAATGCGGTTTTGGGTAGTCGTGCTTTACCAATTGATTTGATTCCCACTACAGGGGCGGCTATTACGGTTAAGTATGGTTCTAGTGTGCGATCGCGTATCATGTTGGTAGACGGTACAGAAGTCTATCGCAGTGGTACCGATGTTTTACAGCAGTTTGCTATTCTTGATGGTAATAGACAGATGCGCCGAGATGTGGCATCTGTAGAGGTTTTTTGTCCCCATCCGTTTTTAGAAACTGGTGTTGAGTTTGTTGATTTACCAGGAACTAATGATCGGGAGGAGCAAGATAATTTAGTTAAGGAGCAATTATTGAGTGCAGATTTGGTGGTGCAATTACTGGATGCGCGCAAGTTGATGACTTTGGGTGAACGGGAAAATTTGCGTGATTGGTTATTGGATAGGGGTATTAAAACAGTTATTTTTGTTGCTAATTTTATTAATTTACTGGAGCCGGAGGAACAACAACAGGTACAAAGTCGGCTCAGGTTTGTTGCAGAAAGTTTCCGGGCTGAGTTACCAGCAGGATTCAGTAATTTGTATCGGGTTGATGCTTTACCTGCTTTACGCGCCAGGTTAAAAGGTGATGTGGCGGCGGCTAGTAGTAGCGGTTTAGCGGCGTTTGAAACAGCTTTGCAAAATGTTGTGGGTATCTTACAACAAAATCGGGGTAGTGTAAGGTTGCCAAGAGTGGAGGCGATCGCATCCCAAATTCAATTATCATTAAAGCATAAAATTGACCCTATTGCTAATGAGTTTAATGCTTTTGATGAGAAATACAATGCTAAAATTTCTATCAAACAAAAGGCTCAAGATTTAATTAGCAGAGGCTTTGCTGCTAGTATTTCTGAATTAAACGATTGGCTATCTCTACCTAATTTACTTGCCAAATACCAAGCCAATGCTGCTGTTGCTTTGGCAGAAAATAATTTCAAATCTTGGCAAATAAACAATCTGAAAAAAGACTTGAATGAGTTACAAATATCTGTCGTGAAGTGGCTCTATCAAGCTTATGAATTTTTCCACGCAGAACGACCAGAAGATTTATTAATTCCTTTACCTAGTGAACCAATTATTACCCTACCTCCTAAGTCTGATCATAGTGATACTTGGAGCGAACCAGGTTCAATTGCTGTCGGTGGTGGTATCGGTTGGCTATTAGGTGGGCCTGTTGGTGCGGCTGTGGTTGGTAGTGTTTCCTATTTACTCAACAAAAATGTACAACAGCAAGATGACCAATTGGCGAAGGAATCCTATCATCAACAAGTTGCCAAACTTTGTATAGCTGCAACGGAAGAGTATTTTTCTCATCTTAGCCATCAAGGCTTATCAATCTTAGCTGAATACGAACGTCAAGCTGAAAAAGTAATTTGCTTTAAAGTTACTCAAGAACCACAAGAAATTACTAAAAAACGTGCAGAGTTACAACTATTACAACAGGGTTTTAATCAACTACTGGGTGAGTTAGCAAAAGTTAAAATTTCTTCTAACTATCAACCTTATGTAGAAACGCCACAAGTTACTCAAACTCAACAAAAATCTGGGCAAAAACAAGAACGCATATATACTCGCCCATCTACAGCTACACCTAACCCACCACGACAGGAAAATACAGCCAAAACTACTGAGAAAAAAGTTGAACCGCCAAAGCAGCAAGTTTATTCACCACCACCAAAAACTACTCCCTCACCTAATCCAGCCGAATTAGAAGCGAAGTTTCACAAATGGGAAATGGATGAGGAAATAGCACGGATGAAAGCAGAGATGCGTTCTCCTGGTTATCAGAATGGTAAGCAGCAACCAAATCAAAATACGCAAGCACCTAAACCACCCCAAAGCCAAACAGAAAAAGATAAAATTGCTCATGCTTATAAGGTTTTAGGACTACCACAAGATGCAGCTTTTGCTGATATTAAACAGACTTATAAAACTTTAGTCAAAAAATGGCATCCAGATTTATTTGTAAATCAACCGCAGATGCAAAAACAAGCGCAAGAAAAAATGCGTTTGTTTAATGAAGCTTATACAGTATTGTCTGATCAAAAATAG
- a CDS encoding dynamin family protein has translation MVNQVATDKFIQDLERVAQVRSKIAVCLQKLSDTINQAELAGDTSSGKLSLERDLEDISVASKNLKKGVFRLLVLGDMKRGKSTFLNALIGENLLPSDVNPCTAVLTVLRYGAEKKVTIHFNDGKSPQTLDFQSFKYKYTIDPAEAKKLEQEKKQAFPDVDYAVVEYPLTLLEKGIEIVDSPGLNDTEARNELSLGYVNNCHAILFVMRASQPCTLGERRYLENYIKGRGLSVFFLINAWDQVKESLIDPDDVDELKASEDRLRQVFKANLTEYCYVDGQNIYDERVFELSSIQALRRRLKDSQADLTGTGFPEFMGSLNTFLTRERAIAELRQARTLARQAVNHTREAIGRRLPLLDQDVDELKKRIDSVEPEFTKLNHIRDQFQKEIFTTRDTQARKVSESFRSYVLNLGNTFETDFLRYQPELNLLDFLSNGKREAFNTALQKAFEQYITDKFAAWTLTAEKDINVAFKELSRSAFQYGASYSQVTDQITEKLTGQKVTVNPTTTTEDDKSPSWAKWAMGLLSLSRGNLAGVALAGAGFDWKNILLNYFTVVGIGGIITAVTGVFLGPIGFALLGLGVGFLQADQARKELVKTAKKELVKYLPQVAHEQSQTVYDAVKECFDAYEREVSKRINDDITARKSELDNLLKQKETREINREGELKRFKSLQEDVIAQLQNIEAAYSNLLAYYG, from the coding sequence GTGGTTAATCAAGTAGCAACTGATAAATTTATTCAGGATTTAGAACGTGTTGCTCAAGTGCGTTCTAAGATTGCGGTCTGTTTACAAAAATTATCTGACACAATTAATCAAGCAGAATTAGCTGGGGACACATCATCAGGTAAGTTAAGTTTAGAAAGAGATTTAGAAGATATTTCTGTAGCAAGTAAGAACCTGAAAAAAGGAGTATTTCGCTTATTGGTTTTAGGCGATATGAAGCGGGGTAAGAGTACATTTCTTAATGCTTTGATTGGAGAAAATTTATTACCTAGTGATGTTAATCCTTGCACAGCAGTATTAACAGTGTTACGCTACGGGGCAGAAAAAAAAGTTACAATTCACTTTAATGATGGCAAAAGCCCACAAACCTTAGATTTTCAAAGCTTTAAATATAAATACACTATTGATCCGGCGGAAGCAAAGAAGTTAGAACAAGAGAAAAAACAAGCTTTTCCTGACGTTGATTATGCAGTTGTAGAATATCCTCTGACTTTACTAGAAAAGGGGATTGAAATTGTTGATAGTCCTGGGTTAAATGACACGGAAGCACGAAACGAATTATCTTTGGGATATGTCAATAACTGTCATGCAATTTTATTTGTTATGCGAGCTTCCCAACCTTGTACTTTAGGGGAGCGTCGTTATTTAGAAAACTACATTAAAGGTCGGGGGTTATCTGTTTTCTTTTTAATTAATGCTTGGGATCAGGTGAAGGAATCATTGATTGATCCTGATGATGTAGATGAGTTAAAAGCGTCAGAAGATAGACTACGACAAGTATTTAAGGCGAACTTGACAGAATATTGTTATGTAGATGGTCAAAATATTTATGATGAGAGGGTGTTTGAACTGTCATCAATTCAAGCACTGCGGCGACGGTTGAAGGATTCCCAAGCGGATTTAACTGGAACCGGCTTTCCTGAGTTTATGGGTTCTCTAAATACATTTCTTACCAGAGAACGGGCGATCGCAGAACTACGACAAGCCAGAACATTAGCAAGACAAGCTGTCAACCATACCCGCGAAGCAATTGGGAGACGCTTACCATTACTAGACCAAGATGTGGATGAATTAAAGAAACGGATTGATTCTGTTGAACCGGAGTTTACCAAACTCAATCATATTCGTGACCAATTTCAAAAGGAAATTTTCACTACTAGGGATACCCAAGCGCGCAAAGTCTCAGAATCTTTCCGCAGCTATGTTTTAAATTTGGGTAATACTTTTGAAACTGATTTTTTACGCTATCAACCAGAGTTAAATCTGTTAGATTTTCTGAGTAATGGTAAGCGGGAAGCGTTTAATACTGCACTACAAAAAGCCTTTGAGCAATACATTACTGATAAATTTGCGGCTTGGACTTTGACAGCCGAAAAAGATATCAATGTGGCTTTTAAAGAACTTTCCCGCAGTGCATTCCAATATGGTGCATCTTACAGCCAAGTTACAGACCAAATAACCGAAAAACTTACGGGACAAAAAGTTACGGTTAATCCTACAACCACCACAGAAGATGATAAATCTCCTAGTTGGGCAAAATGGGCGATGGGATTGTTATCTTTGTCTCGCGGAAATTTGGCGGGTGTGGCGTTAGCTGGTGCTGGCTTTGATTGGAAAAATATTTTGTTAAATTACTTTACTGTGGTTGGGATTGGGGGAATCATTACGGCCGTTACAGGGGTATTTCTCGGCCCTATCGGATTTGCTTTACTTGGTTTGGGTGTAGGCTTTTTACAAGCAGACCAAGCGCGGAAGGAGTTGGTGAAAACTGCGAAGAAGGAGTTAGTTAAATATCTCCCACAGGTAGCACATGAACAATCGCAAACTGTATATGATGCGGTGAAGGAATGTTTTGATGCTTATGAAAGGGAAGTGAGTAAACGGATTAATGACGATATTACTGCTCGGAAGTCGGAGTTAGATAATTTACTGAAGCAGAAGGAAACACGGGAAATTAATCGGGAAGGTGAGTTGAAAAGGTTTAAGAGTTTGCAGGAGGATGTGATTGCTCAGTTGCAAAATATTGAGGCTGCTTATAGTAATTTGTTGGCTTATTATGGCTAA
- a CDS encoding DUF3040 domain-containing protein, giving the protein MTFPNDRHQELEQRERILREKEVELRLREIEQQISPNDVTFHKTVKHQPEQKPWIKKAILGAKLFALGVAALVAVRIASALAGLIIIATLGWVSYQLFFVSRKK; this is encoded by the coding sequence ATGACATTTCCAAACGATCGCCATCAGGAACTTGAGCAACGGGAACGGATACTACGAGAGAAGGAAGTAGAATTGCGGTTGCGGGAAATAGAACAACAAATTTCTCCCAACGATGTTACTTTTCATAAAACAGTCAAGCACCAACCAGAACAAAAACCCTGGATCAAAAAAGCAATTCTGGGTGCAAAGTTGTTTGCTTTGGGTGTAGCGGCGTTAGTTGCAGTCAGAATTGCTTCGGCTTTAGCCGGGTTGATTATTATTGCAACTCTGGGGTGGGTATCTTACCAGCTATTTTTTGTATCTCGAAAAAAATAA
- a CDS encoding cysteine synthase A produces MDIKNGFIGTVGNTPLIRLNSFSEETGCEILAKAEFLNPGGSVKDRAALYIIQDAEEKGLLKAGGTVVEGTAGNTGIGLAHICNAKGYKCLIIIPNTQSQEKIDALTALGAEVRPVPAVPYKDPNNYVKLSGRIAAELDNAIWANQFDNLANRRAHYETTGPEIWTQTDGKVDAWVASTGTGGTFAGVAMYLKNQNPAIKCVVADPLGSGLYSYIKTGDIKIEGNSITEGIGNSRVTANMEGAPTDDAIQIDDHEALRVVYQLLRKDGLFMGGSTGINVAGAVALAKQLGPGHRIVTILCDSGSRYQSRIFNRDWLASKGLTVD; encoded by the coding sequence ATGGATATCAAAAATGGCTTTATAGGAACTGTTGGCAACACACCACTAATTCGTTTAAACAGTTTTAGTGAAGAAACAGGATGTGAAATTCTCGCTAAAGCAGAATTTCTCAATCCTGGTGGTTCAGTCAAAGACCGCGCCGCACTTTACATCATCCAAGATGCAGAAGAAAAAGGACTCCTCAAAGCAGGCGGAACTGTTGTAGAAGGAACTGCTGGTAATACTGGCATTGGATTAGCGCATATTTGCAATGCCAAAGGCTACAAATGCCTGATAATTATTCCTAACACCCAATCACAGGAAAAGATTGATGCACTCACAGCTTTGGGTGCAGAAGTCCGTCCCGTTCCTGCTGTACCTTACAAAGACCCAAACAATTACGTCAAACTATCTGGGAGAATTGCTGCGGAGTTAGACAACGCAATTTGGGCAAATCAGTTTGATAATTTAGCTAACCGCCGCGCTCATTACGAGACTACCGGCCCAGAAATCTGGACACAAACCGATGGTAAAGTTGATGCTTGGGTAGCTTCCACTGGTACTGGTGGCACATTTGCCGGTGTAGCCATGTATCTGAAAAACCAAAATCCCGCCATTAAATGCGTAGTAGCTGACCCACTAGGTAGCGGACTATATAGTTACATCAAAACTGGTGACATCAAGATAGAAGGAAATTCTATCACCGAAGGTATTGGTAACAGCCGCGTCACAGCTAATATGGAAGGCGCACCAACTGATGATGCCATCCAAATAGATGACCATGAAGCTTTGCGGGTAGTTTACCAACTGTTGCGGAAAGATGGTTTATTCATGGGTGGTTCGACAGGTATTAATGTTGCCGGTGCTGTAGCTTTGGCGAAGCAATTGGGGCCTGGTCACAGGATTGTCACCATATTATGTGATAGTGGTTCCCGCTACCAATCGCGTATATTCAACCGTGATTGGCTTGCATCCAAAGGACTAACGGTAGATTAG
- a CDS encoding DUF5331 domain-containing protein, with protein sequence MDIQELRQSLKMKWLSYYEQNRSWLVKMKVWATYNGLRRPSSGFILATLSVLEPQFEQTLAFIMELNNNPDEIVAALGLNFNPDVELRLTESHTNQEKQQTESEVITLNEFALKNASHKQHWENQPVLSLVHKPLRSPTETQEADKTHQLEPAVLSSGNAQTAISYATSKVNAVSSNFQPGRSPAIDRRSSPSLTMEAPDKTKPLASLRLALATENHRNGKAVRVLEIITNVSSQPKTLPSPTLATEVTQNGQYTNKQTPAPSHKVQPSLGTNASSLASWVDEFCQGTGCY encoded by the coding sequence ATGGACATTCAGGAGCTGCGTCAATCCTTGAAGATGAAGTGGCTGAGTTATTACGAGCAAAATCGTTCTTGGTTGGTCAAAATGAAGGTTTGGGCTACTTATAATGGTTTGCGTAGACCTTCCTCTGGATTTATTTTGGCAACGCTATCTGTTTTAGAACCACAGTTTGAGCAGACACTTGCTTTTATTATGGAACTGAATAATAATCCCGATGAGATTGTTGCTGCTTTGGGTCTGAATTTTAATCCCGATGTTGAATTACGTTTAACAGAATCTCACACCAACCAGGAAAAACAGCAGACAGAAAGCGAAGTCATCACATTAAATGAATTTGCTCTCAAGAATGCGTCCCACAAACAACATTGGGAAAACCAACCTGTTTTGTCACTGGTACATAAACCTTTGCGATCGCCTACAGAAACTCAGGAGGCTGATAAGACACATCAACTTGAACCAGCAGTTCTCTCTTCGGGAAATGCTCAAACAGCAATCAGCTACGCTACATCCAAGGTAAACGCAGTTTCTAGCAATTTTCAGCCAGGGCGATCGCCTGCAATTGACCGTAGGTCATCACCATCTCTAACTATGGAAGCTCCTGACAAGACTAAACCTTTAGCATCCTTAAGATTAGCCTTAGCTACCGAGAATCACCGTAATGGTAAAGCAGTGAGAGTACTAGAAATTATCACTAATGTTTCGAGTCAGCCAAAAACTCTACCATCACCAACATTAGCTACGGAAGTTACCCAAAATGGACAGTACACAAATAAACAAACACCAGCACCTAGCCACAAAGTTCAGCCATCACTTGGTACTAATGCCAGTAGTCTAGCTTCTTGGGTGGATGAGTTTTGTCAGGGTACTGGCTGTTATTAA